One segment of Caldisalinibacter kiritimatiensis DNA contains the following:
- a CDS encoding PolC-type DNA polymerase III has product MSLNNEKIFGVLLNKINLEVKDENLYNSIVSKVYINTQNNILKIVLNVENVIEYEKLYEIRLKLKNKLKGFNDIKINVVYKGVELSTNELLRANWENILYLIKQRVPSSTAWIKSLNWELKEDILLIKVSSEIALMSIKKKGIDEEIKRRFNEEYGIDLKVVFEFKKSSNDITNEHLKKKIEEETNYIRKIKVNTSGNNNKSESKSNKGISNKKKVNKNIIYGKKVGDSIIKIAEINTNTTDAIIEGEVFDLDTRELKNEKKLYMFNITDYSNSITVKLFANKKARQSLDENLKEGLYLRVEGNVVFDNFIRELIIIGKGVKVLEKVERADTSEKKRVELHVHTQMSAMDGVSSFSDIAKRAAKWGHKAIAITDHGVVQSFPEGMSAAKKYGIKVLYGVEGYLVNDSKAIVKNFSNQTLDCEYVVFDIETTGFSPVNDRITEIGAVKIKNNQIVDRYNQLINPQIKIPEKIVELTGITDELVKDKPTIEEVITEFLDFVGDSVLVAHNASFDMGFIKEKASRQGIDIKNASLDTLELSRVLFPDLKRHKLNILAKHLNIKLENHHRAVDDAEATAHIFIKMLNILHDERIKKLEKINTAFNKNRSYKSERPYHIVIFAKNYTGLKNLYKIVSESHLKYFYRKPRIPKSLLAKYREGLILGTACEAGELYKAVLRNADFNELRDIINFYDYLEIQPIDNNLHLIEKGIVKDREELKFINKKIASLGEKFNKPVVATGDVHFLDPQDEVYRRILMAGQGFSDADKQAPLYLKTTDEMLEEFSYLGSKKAEEVVIYNTNKIADMIDDILPIPEGTFPPIIEGSEEELRRMTYEKATSIYGDPLPEIVKDRLERELNSIISNGYAVLYIIAHKLVKKSLDDGYLVGSRGSVGSSFVATMSDITEVNPLPPHYVCPNCKNSEFIIDGSVGSGVDMEDKKCPKCGTQYIKDGHDIPFEVFLGFEGDKEPDIDLNFAGEYQSVAHKYTEELFGEGYVYRAGTIGTIAEKTAYGFVKKYFEERGRSFNSAEVNRLVKGCTGVKRTSGQHPGGVMVVPRNKEIYDFTPIQYPANDASSGVITTHFDYHSISGRILKLDILGHDTPSIIRMLEDLTGVNAQEISLDDEETMKIFTSTESLGITKEDINSETGTFGIPEFGTNFVRQMLIDTKPTTFAELVRISGLSHGTDVWLNNAQDLVRNGVAQLSEVISTRDDIMTYLIYNGLDKKKSFIIMEKVRKGKGLTEEEETYMRENNIPEWYIESCKKIKYMFPKAHAVAYVMMSFRIAYFKVHYPIAFYATYFTTKANDFDADLIVNGKEAVKKEIESLNEKGNDKTAKEKNSLIVLEVALEMYARGFKFEKVDLYKSDSDRFLIGNEGIIPPLKSLQGVGENAARRICKEREKGKFISVEDLVNRTKVSKTVIEALRNHGCLDGMSESNQLSLFNI; this is encoded by the coding sequence ATGTCCTTAAACAATGAAAAAATATTTGGAGTGCTTCTAAATAAAATAAACTTAGAAGTGAAGGATGAAAATTTATACAATTCAATAGTAAGCAAAGTTTATATAAATACTCAAAATAACATTTTGAAAATAGTATTAAATGTAGAAAATGTTATAGAATATGAAAAATTATACGAAATTAGACTAAAACTAAAAAACAAATTAAAGGGTTTTAACGATATAAAGATTAATGTTGTTTATAAAGGCGTAGAGTTAAGTACTAATGAGTTATTAAGAGCAAATTGGGAAAATATTCTATATTTAATAAAACAAAGGGTTCCTTCCAGCACAGCTTGGATTAAGAGTCTAAATTGGGAATTGAAAGAAGATATATTATTAATAAAAGTTAGCAGTGAAATTGCTTTAATGTCAATAAAGAAAAAAGGTATAGATGAAGAAATAAAAAGAAGATTTAATGAAGAATATGGGATTGACTTGAAGGTTGTATTTGAATTTAAGAAAAGTTCAAATGATATAACTAATGAACATTTAAAGAAAAAAATTGAGGAAGAAACTAATTATATAAGAAAAATAAAGGTCAATACTAGCGGAAATAATAACAAAAGTGAAAGTAAGTCCAATAAAGGGATTAGTAATAAAAAGAAAGTAAACAAAAATATTATTTACGGTAAGAAAGTCGGAGATAGCATTATCAAAATTGCTGAAATAAATACAAATACAACTGATGCAATAATTGAAGGTGAAGTTTTTGACCTTGATACAAGAGAGTTAAAAAATGAAAAAAAACTATATATGTTTAATATAACTGATTATTCTAATTCTATAACTGTAAAATTATTTGCCAATAAAAAAGCTAGACAGTCATTAGATGAAAATTTAAAAGAAGGACTTTATTTGAGAGTTGAAGGAAATGTAGTTTTTGATAATTTTATTAGAGAGTTAATAATAATAGGTAAAGGAGTAAAGGTATTAGAAAAAGTAGAAAGAGCTGATACATCAGAGAAGAAGAGAGTTGAGTTACATGTTCATACACAAATGAGTGCTATGGATGGTGTTTCAAGTTTTAGTGATATAGCAAAAAGAGCTGCAAAATGGGGACATAAAGCAATAGCTATTACAGACCACGGTGTAGTACAAAGCTTTCCAGAGGGAATGAGTGCTGCTAAGAAATACGGAATTAAAGTATTATATGGTGTAGAAGGATATTTAGTTAATGATAGTAAAGCTATTGTTAAGAATTTTAGCAATCAAACTTTAGATTGTGAGTATGTAGTGTTTGATATAGAAACTACAGGTTTTTCACCAGTAAATGATAGAATTACAGAAATAGGGGCAGTTAAAATAAAAAATAATCAGATAGTAGATAGATACAATCAACTGATAAATCCACAGATAAAGATACCAGAAAAAATTGTTGAACTAACTGGAATTACTGATGAGTTAGTTAAGGACAAACCTACTATAGAAGAAGTGATAACAGAGTTTTTAGATTTTGTTGGGGACAGTGTTCTTGTAGCACATAATGCTTCTTTTGATATGGGGTTTATAAAAGAAAAAGCTTCAAGACAAGGTATAGACATAAAGAATGCTAGTTTAGATACATTGGAATTATCTAGGGTGTTGTTTCCAGACTTAAAAAGACATAAGCTTAATATATTAGCTAAACACCTAAATATAAAGTTAGAGAATCACCATAGAGCAGTTGATGATGCAGAAGCTACAGCTCATATATTTATAAAAATGTTAAATATATTACATGATGAGAGGATTAAAAAGCTAGAGAAAATTAATACAGCATTTAATAAAAATAGAAGTTATAAATCAGAACGACCATATCATATAGTAATATTTGCTAAGAACTATACCGGGCTCAAAAACTTATATAAAATTGTATCTGAATCACATTTAAAATATTTTTATCGAAAGCCAAGGATACCAAAATCATTGTTAGCTAAATATCGAGAAGGATTAATTTTAGGAACGGCGTGCGAAGCAGGTGAATTGTATAAAGCTGTTTTAAGAAATGCTGATTTTAATGAATTAAGAGATATAATTAATTTTTACGATTATTTAGAGATACAGCCAATAGATAATAATTTACATTTAATAGAAAAAGGTATAGTTAAAGATAGAGAAGAATTAAAGTTCATTAATAAAAAAATTGCATCATTAGGTGAAAAGTTTAATAAGCCAGTTGTTGCCACAGGAGATGTACACTTTTTAGACCCACAAGATGAAGTGTACAGAAGGATTCTGATGGCTGGACAAGGTTTTTCTGATGCAGATAAACAAGCTCCGTTATATTTAAAAACTACAGATGAAATGCTTGAAGAATTTAGTTATTTAGGTTCTAAGAAAGCTGAAGAGGTAGTAATATATAATACTAATAAAATAGCTGATATGATAGATGATATTTTACCAATACCAGAAGGTACATTTCCGCCTATAATAGAAGGTTCTGAAGAAGAATTAAGAAGGATGACATATGAAAAAGCAACTAGTATTTATGGAGACCCTTTGCCGGAAATAGTTAAAGATAGATTAGAGAGAGAGTTAAATTCTATTATTAGTAATGGATATGCTGTACTTTATATTATTGCACACAAACTTGTTAAAAAATCACTAGATGATGGATATTTAGTTGGTTCTAGAGGGTCTGTTGGTTCATCATTTGTAGCTACAATGAGTGATATAACTGAAGTCAATCCATTACCTCCACATTATGTGTGTCCTAACTGCAAAAACAGTGAATTCATTATAGATGGGTCTGTAGGTTCAGGTGTAGATATGGAAGATAAAAAATGCCCAAAATGTGGAACACAGTATATTAAAGATGGTCATGATATACCTTTTGAAGTGTTCCTTGGATTTGAAGGAGATAAAGAACCTGATATAGATTTGAACTTTGCAGGTGAGTACCAGTCAGTAGCTCATAAATATACTGAAGAATTATTCGGGGAAGGATATGTTTACAGGGCAGGAACTATAGGTACTATAGCTGAAAAAACTGCATATGGATTTGTTAAGAAATATTTTGAGGAAAGAGGGCGTTCGTTTAATAGTGCAGAAGTTAATAGATTGGTTAAAGGATGTACTGGAGTAAAAAGAACATCAGGACAGCATCCTGGTGGAGTGATGGTTGTTCCTAGAAATAAAGAGATATATGATTTTACTCCAATTCAATATCCTGCAAATGATGCATCTTCTGGAGTTATAACTACACATTTTGATTATCATTCTATTAGTGGTAGAATACTTAAACTTGATATATTAGGTCATGATACGCCGAGTATAATTCGTATGCTAGAAGATTTGACAGGTGTTAATGCACAGGAAATATCATTAGATGATGAAGAAACCATGAAAATATTCACTTCTACTGAATCTTTGGGAATAACTAAAGAAGATATAAATAGTGAGACAGGTACATTTGGCATTCCAGAGTTTGGAACGAATTTTGTTAGACAAATGCTTATTGATACTAAACCAACAACTTTTGCAGAATTAGTAAGAATTAGTGGATTATCACATGGCACAGATGTTTGGTTAAATAATGCACAAGATTTAGTGAGAAATGGAGTAGCACAGTTAAGTGAAGTGATTTCAACAAGAGACGATATAATGACTTACTTAATTTACAACGGACTTGATAAGAAAAAATCATTTATTATAATGGAGAAAGTTAGAAAAGGTAAGGGATTAACAGAAGAAGAAGAGACTTATATGAGAGAAAATAACATACCTGAGTGGTATATAGAATCATGTAAAAAAATTAAATACATGTTTCCAAAAGCCCATGCGGTTGCATATGTTATGATGTCATTTAGAATAGCATATTTTAAAGTACATTATCCTATTGCTTTTTATGCAACATATTTTACTACTAAAGCTAATGACTTTGATGCAGATTTGATAGTTAACGGAAAAGAAGCAGTAAAAAAAGAAATAGAATCTTTAAATGAAAAAGGAAATGATAAAACGGCAAAAGAGAAAAACTCTCTTATCGTTTTAGAGGTTGCACTTGAGATGTATGCTAGAGGATTTAAATTTGAAAAAGTAGACCTGTATAAATCAGATAGTGATAGATTTTTAATAGGGAATGAGGGTATCATTCCTCCATTGAAATCACTACAAGGTGTAGGAGAAAACGCAGCTAGGAGAATATGCAAAGAAAGAGAAAAAGGAAAGTTTATTTCAGTTGAAGATTTAGTAAACAGAACTAAAGTATCAAAAACAGTGATAGAAGCATTAAGAAATCATGGTTGCTTAGATGGTATGTCTGAAAGTAATCAATTATCTTTATTTAATATTTGA
- the rimP gene encoding ribosome maturation factor RimP: protein MQKKQVENLVLEIAQPIAEELRFELVDVEFVKEGPHKYLRIYIDKPGGISIEDCQEVSERVSLKLDEIDPIEEQYFLEVSSPGLDRPLKSDEDLESNLHNDVEVSLYKSLNGKKRLIGELIGFNDDEIEIDEEENGKVKIPRNIISRINLAVKF from the coding sequence ATGCAAAAGAAGCAGGTTGAAAACTTAGTTTTAGAGATTGCACAACCTATCGCTGAGGAGTTAAGGTTTGAACTTGTAGACGTAGAATTTGTTAAAGAAGGACCACATAAATATTTGAGAATATACATAGATAAGCCAGGAGGAATTTCAATAGAAGATTGCCAAGAGGTAAGTGAACGAGTGAGCTTAAAGTTAGATGAAATAGACCCAATAGAGGAGCAATATTTTCTAGAAGTGTCATCTCCTGGATTAGACAGACCTCTTAAAAGTGATGAAGACTTAGAAAGTAATTTACATAATGATGTGGAAGTGAGCTTGTATAAATCGCTAAATGGGAAAAAGAGACTAATTGGAGAACTAATAGGATTTAATGATGATGAAATAGAAATAGATGAAGAGGAGAATGGAAAAGTTAAAATTCCTAGAAATATAATATCTAGAATTAATTTAGCTGTGAAATTTTGA
- the nusA gene encoding transcription termination factor NusA: MKAEFLEALDEIEREKGISKEKLLEAIEAALISAYKKNFGSSQNVEVFIDRETGEVKVYAVKNVTEEVTDDLLEIDIDEAKKIDPIYDIDDTVRVEVTPKNFGRIAAQTAKQVVVQRIREAEREIIYEEFYSRESEIVTGLVQRVSKNNVLVNLGRTEGILPPTEQIPGETYKQGDRIKSYILEVKRTTKGPQIFLSRTHPGFVKRLFELEVPEIHDGIVDIYSISREAGSRTKIAVYSNEHDVDPVGACVGHRGVRVRAIVDALNGEKIDIINWSEDPVEFIANSLSPAEVIDVTINEEERSASVIVPDYQLSLAIGKEGQNARLAAKLTGWKIDIKSESQAQSNQD, encoded by the coding sequence ATGAAAGCTGAGTTTTTAGAGGCTCTTGATGAGATAGAAAGAGAAAAAGGAATATCTAAAGAAAAATTACTTGAAGCAATTGAGGCTGCTTTAATTTCAGCATATAAGAAGAACTTTGGTTCATCACAAAATGTTGAAGTGTTTATAGATAGAGAAACTGGTGAAGTAAAAGTATATGCTGTAAAAAATGTTACTGAGGAAGTTACAGACGATTTATTAGAAATAGATATAGATGAAGCAAAAAAAATAGATCCGATTTATGATATAGATGATACTGTAAGAGTTGAAGTTACTCCTAAAAACTTTGGAAGAATTGCTGCACAAACAGCAAAACAAGTTGTAGTACAGAGAATAAGAGAAGCGGAAAGAGAAATAATTTATGAAGAGTTTTATAGTAGAGAAAGTGAAATAGTTACAGGATTAGTGCAACGAGTAAGTAAAAATAATGTATTAGTTAATTTAGGTAGAACAGAAGGTATACTACCACCTACTGAACAAATACCTGGAGAAACTTATAAACAAGGTGATAGAATAAAAAGCTATATTTTAGAAGTGAAAAGAACAACAAAAGGACCACAAATTTTTCTTTCCAGAACACATCCTGGTTTCGTAAAGAGATTATTTGAGTTAGAAGTGCCAGAAATACATGATGGTATTGTAGATATTTATAGTATTTCAAGAGAGGCGGGTTCAAGAACTAAAATAGCAGTATACTCTAATGAGCATGATGTTGATCCAGTAGGTGCATGTGTAGGGCATAGAGGAGTTAGAGTAAGAGCTATAGTAGATGCTTTAAACGGAGAGAAAATTGATATAATAAACTGGAGTGAAGATCCAGTTGAATTTATAGCAAATAGCCTTAGTCCTGCGGAGGTTATCGATGTAACTATTAATGAAGAAGAAAGGTCAGCTAGTGTTATAGTACCTGATTACCAGTTATCATTAGCTATTGGTAAAGAAGGACAAAATGCTAGACTTGCCGCTAAGTTAACCGGATGGAAAATAGACATTAAAAGTGAAAGTCAAGCACAATCTAATCAAGATTAA
- the rnpM gene encoding RNase P modulator RnpM has translation MKKRKIPLRKCLGCNESKSKRELIRVVRNKEGEVSIDLTGKASGRGAYICNDLECLEKAQKSNRLSKALKIQVPEEIYEKLKMELDEQ, from the coding sequence TTGAAAAAAAGAAAAATACCTCTTAGAAAATGTTTAGGATGTAATGAGAGTAAATCTAAAAGGGAGCTTATACGTGTAGTAAGAAACAAAGAGGGAGAAGTAAGTATAGATTTAACAGGAAAAGCAAGTGGTAGGGGTGCTTATATTTGCAATGATTTGGAGTGTTTAGAAAAAGCACAAAAAAGTAATAGATTGTCAAAGGCGTTAAAGATTCAAGTTCCTGAAGAGATTTATGAAAAATTGAAGATGGAGTTAGATGAACAATGA
- a CDS encoding L7Ae/L30e/S12e/Gadd45 family ribosomal protein, which produces MKRIYSMLGLGRKAGFIETGGTACELSIKKKKCNLLIIAINASQNTKDKFMSLCKRYKIKYILFGDKELLGKSTGKESISIIAITDKQFTESLIKKLST; this is translated from the coding sequence ATGAAAAGAATTTATTCTATGTTAGGACTGGGAAGGAAGGCCGGTTTTATAGAAACAGGTGGAACTGCTTGTGAATTGTCTATTAAGAAAAAAAAGTGTAATTTATTGATAATAGCTATAAATGCATCCCAAAATACTAAAGATAAGTTTATGAGTTTATGTAAAAGATATAAAATTAAATATATATTATTTGGCGATAAAGAACTACTAGGAAAATCAACTGGAAAAGAGTCGATTTCAATAATAGCTATAACAGACAAGCAGTTTACAGAAAGCTTAATTAAGAAATTAAGCACTTAA
- the infB gene encoding translation initiation factor IF-2, translated as MNVLRVYKFAKELGISSKELIKKLAELDIEVSSHMSSINDEEVELIKELLNDELENENNDTKEKKLKEKSSNTIIKNKKKKEKNKKNKSENIDAKQKSRDNTNSQNEIEIGDSIVVKELSEKMSVNSNQVITKLISLGVMANINQEIDHDTASIIAEEFGFIVVKHEDEVASEETNEQEMLDFEDKEEDLIERSPVVTVMGHVDHGKTSLLDAIRETKVTEREAGGITQHVGASTVKVNDKRIVFLDTPGHEAFTAMRARGAQVTDVAILVVAADDGVMPQTIEAINHAKAANVPIIVAINKIDKPEANPDRIKQEITEHGLVPEDWGGDTICVPVSALKKQGIDELLEMILLVAEMEELKANPNRRAKGTIIEAELDKGKGPVATVIVQKGTLKVGDAVVTGTAHGKVRAMIDDKGKRIKEAGPSTPVAILGLSEVPDAGEHLYVVESDKKAREIAENRKEKIRMEQLKTTQKVSLDDLFEQIQKGEVKDLNVVIKADVRGSIEAVKQALEKLSIDEVKVKTIHGGVGAINETDIMLASASNAIVIGFNVRPTSTAINLAKQENVDVRTYRVIYEAIEDIEAAVKGMLEPEYKEVVIGRAEVRATFKVPNVGVVAGIYVQEGKLTRNCGVRLLRDSVVIHEGTVSSLKRFKDDVRELAAGYEGGLGIENFNDIKNGDIIEGYVMEEVER; from the coding sequence GTGAATGTTTTGAGAGTTTATAAATTTGCAAAAGAACTTGGAATTTCAAGTAAAGAATTAATAAAAAAATTAGCAGAATTAGATATTGAGGTTAGTAGTCATATGAGTAGTATTAATGATGAAGAAGTGGAATTAATAAAGGAATTATTAAATGATGAATTAGAGAATGAAAATAATGATACAAAGGAAAAGAAGTTAAAAGAGAAAAGCTCTAATACTATTATCAAAAACAAGAAAAAGAAAGAAAAGAATAAAAAAAATAAGAGTGAAAACATAGATGCTAAACAAAAATCAAGAGATAACACTAACTCGCAAAATGAGATTGAGATTGGAGATTCAATAGTAGTTAAAGAATTATCAGAAAAAATGTCAGTAAATTCAAATCAAGTAATTACTAAGCTTATTTCTTTAGGAGTAATGGCTAATATAAACCAAGAGATAGATCATGATACTGCAAGTATAATAGCTGAAGAGTTCGGGTTTATAGTGGTTAAACATGAAGATGAGGTAGCTAGTGAAGAAACTAATGAACAAGAAATGTTAGACTTTGAAGATAAAGAGGAAGATTTAATTGAGAGATCTCCAGTTGTAACAGTTATGGGGCATGTTGACCATGGAAAAACTTCTTTACTAGATGCTATACGTGAGACTAAAGTTACTGAAAGAGAAGCTGGAGGTATTACCCAGCATGTTGGTGCATCTACTGTTAAAGTCAATGATAAAAGAATTGTATTTTTAGATACACCTGGCCACGAGGCATTTACAGCAATGAGAGCAAGAGGAGCACAAGTAACTGATGTTGCTATTTTAGTAGTAGCAGCTGATGATGGTGTTATGCCACAAACAATAGAGGCGATAAATCACGCTAAAGCTGCTAATGTACCAATTATTGTTGCCATTAACAAAATAGACAAACCAGAAGCAAATCCCGATAGAATCAAGCAAGAAATCACAGAACATGGATTAGTACCTGAAGATTGGGGCGGAGATACGATTTGTGTGCCAGTTTCGGCTCTAAAAAAACAGGGGATAGATGAATTGTTAGAAATGATTCTTTTAGTAGCAGAGATGGAAGAACTTAAAGCAAATCCTAATAGAAGAGCTAAAGGTACTATAATAGAAGCTGAGTTGGACAAAGGAAAAGGTCCAGTAGCAACTGTAATTGTGCAGAAGGGTACTTTAAAAGTTGGAGATGCAGTTGTAACTGGTACAGCTCATGGTAAGGTTAGAGCCATGATTGACGATAAAGGAAAAAGAATAAAAGAAGCAGGACCTTCGACTCCAGTTGCTATTTTAGGGTTATCAGAAGTTCCTGACGCTGGTGAACATTTATATGTTGTAGAAAGCGATAAAAAAGCAAGAGAGATTGCCGAAAATAGAAAAGAAAAAATAAGAATGGAGCAATTAAAAACAACTCAGAAAGTATCATTAGACGATTTATTTGAGCAAATCCAAAAAGGAGAAGTTAAAGACCTAAATGTAGTTATAAAAGCAGATGTGAGAGGGTCAATAGAAGCGGTTAAGCAAGCATTAGAAAAATTAAGTATTGATGAAGTAAAGGTTAAAACTATACATGGTGGAGTAGGAGCTATTAATGAAACGGATATAATGCTTGCATCAGCTTCAAATGCTATAGTTATAGGATTTAACGTAAGACCAACTTCTACTGCTATTAATTTGGCGAAGCAAGAAAATGTAGATGTTAGGACTTACAGAGTAATTTATGAAGCCATTGAAGATATAGAAGCAGCAGTAAAGGGTATGTTAGAACCAGAATATAAAGAAGTAGTTATAGGGAGAGCTGAAGTAAGAGCAACATTTAAAGTACCAAATGTGGGTGTAGTAGCTGGAATATATGTTCAAGAAGGTAAATTAACTAGAAATTGTGGAGTAAGATTACTAAGGGATAGTGTAGTTATACATGAAGGAACTGTATCATCACTAAAGAGATTTAAAGATGACGTTAGAGAACTAGCTGCAGGTTATGAAGGTGGACTTGGAATAGAAAACTTCAATGATATAAAGAATGGAGATATAATAGAAGGATATGTAATGGAAGAGGTAGAGAGATAA
- the rbfA gene encoding 30S ribosome-binding factor RbfA, which produces MGSRRLDRISEEIKKVVSNVIRNDLKDPRISTITSITDVELTKDLRYAKIYVSILGNELDKEQTLKALNRAKGFIRREIGNKVKIRYTPEPLFYLDESIERGVYINQLIKKIQSEKEDRGNENE; this is translated from the coding sequence ATGGGTTCAAGAAGACTAGACAGAATATCAGAAGAGATAAAGAAAGTAGTTAGCAATGTTATAAGAAATGACCTTAAAGACCCAAGAATTTCAACTATTACAAGTATAACTGATGTAGAATTGACTAAAGATTTGAGATATGCCAAAATTTATGTAAGTATTTTAGGGAACGAGCTAGATAAAGAACAGACTTTAAAGGCGTTAAATAGAGCAAAAGGTTTTATAAGAAGAGAAATTGGTAATAAAGTAAAGATAAGATATACGCCTGAACCATTATTTTATTTAGACGAATCAATTGAGCGAGGAGTTTATATAAACCAACTTATTAAAAAAATACAGAGTGAAAAAGAAGATAGAGGGAATGAAAATGAGTAA
- a CDS encoding DHH family phosphoesterase: MSKEIKLKIKSLGEKLKESKSVCLISHIHPDGDSIGSLLGFGLALRQIEGLEVKFAYVDDIPSNFSFLPGIENIKKVGRDEYFDMIITLDCSDIERLGEMKTILESADTIVNIDHHVSNLDYGDLNIVLPKASSTGEIIYKILEYLGLNVTKEIATCLYVAISTDTGSFKYESTSAYTHIVASRLLEKGIDLNKINVELYQSTSLNKANLLIKALNTLEFYENKKVAVVYISRNMLEDCKATIHDTNGIVEFIRNISTVEVACVLKEIANNEIKVGLRSKRYVDVADIAKRFNGGGHVRASGCTIFKSIEEAKHDILEEILKDIR; this comes from the coding sequence ATGAGTAAAGAAATTAAACTCAAAATAAAAAGTTTAGGTGAAAAATTAAAAGAGAGCAAGAGTGTATGTTTAATATCTCACATACATCCAGATGGGGATAGTATTGGTTCTTTATTAGGGTTTGGCCTTGCTTTAAGACAAATTGAAGGACTAGAAGTTAAATTTGCATATGTTGACGATATTCCTTCTAATTTTTCCTTTTTACCTGGTATAGAAAATATAAAAAAAGTTGGCAGAGATGAATATTTTGATATGATTATAACTTTAGACTGCAGTGATATAGAAAGATTAGGAGAAATGAAGACAATTTTAGAAAGTGCTGATACAATAGTAAATATTGACCATCATGTAAGTAATTTAGATTATGGAGATTTAAACATAGTCTTACCAAAAGCAAGTTCAACAGGAGAGATTATCTATAAAATTTTAGAGTACTTAGGACTTAATGTTACTAAAGAAATAGCAACATGTTTATATGTTGCTATTTCTACTGATACTGGTAGTTTTAAATATGAAAGTACTTCTGCTTATACACACATAGTAGCTTCAAGATTATTAGAAAAAGGGATAGACTTAAATAAGATAAATGTAGAATTATACCAGAGTACATCCTTAAATAAAGCAAATTTATTGATAAAAGCTTTAAATACATTAGAATTTTATGAGAATAAAAAAGTAGCAGTAGTATATATTAGTAGAAATATGCTAGAGGATTGTAAAGCAACTATACATGATACAAATGGAATTGTAGAGTTTATAAGAAATATAAGTACAGTTGAAGTAGCATGTGTTTTGAAGGAGATAGCTAACAATGAAATAAAAGTTGGTTTAAGGTCAAAAAGATATGTAGATGTAGCCGATATAGCAAAGCGGTTTAACGGTGGGGGGCATGTTCGAGCATCAGGGTGTACAATATTTAAAAGTATTGAAGAAGCAAAACACGATATTTTAGAAGAGATATTAAAAGATATTAGGTGA
- the truB gene encoding tRNA pseudouridine(55) synthase TruB, with protein sequence MNGILNVLKPTGMTSHDVVSYIRSKLKTKKVGHTGTLDPNAAGVLPICLGKATKITQYLIEKRKKYRCELTLGKETDTQDKYGKVIKESEIKVNENEIRRVFKNFLGEIEQIPPMHSALKHKGRKLYELARVGKKVDIKPRKIKVYNLDIISIKDNKKILFDVECSKGTYIRTLCKDIGRQLGPYGYMSFLLRTRVDKFDLLNAYTIEEINDYVNNNQIDDIILPIDYPLDNYKIITIKKRNKKIITNGGRVFLGKKHDVMKLYNKMAKYRIYCEGRFLGIGKIVELGDAWFVKMEKLLV encoded by the coding sequence ATGAACGGAATATTAAATGTTTTAAAGCCTACAGGAATGACTTCACACGATGTAGTAAGTTATATTAGGAGTAAACTGAAAACTAAAAAAGTTGGTCATACAGGAACATTAGATCCAAATGCAGCAGGAGTATTACCAATTTGCTTAGGAAAGGCTACAAAGATTACCCAATATCTTATAGAAAAAAGAAAAAAATATAGGTGTGAATTAACTTTAGGTAAAGAAACTGATACTCAAGATAAATATGGAAAAGTAATTAAAGAGTCTGAAATAAAAGTTAATGAAAATGAAATTAGAAGGGTATTTAAAAATTTTTTAGGTGAAATAGAACAGATACCACCTATGCATTCTGCTTTAAAACATAAGGGCAGGAAATTATATGAACTTGCTAGAGTAGGAAAAAAGGTTGATATAAAACCAAGGAAAATAAAAGTGTATAATCTAGATATCATTAGTATTAAAGACAATAAAAAAATATTATTTGATGTTGAATGTTCAAAAGGGACATATATAAGAACATTATGCAAGGATATCGGCAGACAATTGGGGCCTTATGGGTATATGTCTTTTTTACTACGAACAAGAGTAGATAAATTTGATTTGTTAAACGCATATACTATTGAAGAGATAAACGATTATGTTAACAATAATCAAATTGACGATATTATTTTACCGATTGATTATCCATTAGATAACTATAAAATAATAACTATTAAAAAAAGAAATAAAAAAATTATTACAAATGGTGGTAGAGTTTTTTTAGGAAAGAAACATGATGTTATGAAATTGTACAATAAAATGGCTAAGTATAGGATATATTGCGAAGGAAGGTTTTTAGGAATAGGGAAAATAGTTGAATTAGGAGATGCGTGGTTTGTTAAAATGGAGAAATTACTGGTGTAA